The Ailuropoda melanoleuca isolate Jingjing chromosome 9, ASM200744v2, whole genome shotgun sequence genome includes a region encoding these proteins:
- the SNURF gene encoding SNRPN upstream reading frame protein, translating into MERARDRLHLRRTTEQHVPEVEIQVKRRRTASLSNQECQLYPRRSQQQQVPVVDFQAELRQAFLAETPRGG; encoded by the exons GGACCGCTTACACCTGAGACGGACTACGGAACAGCACGTACCAGAGGTGGAAATCCAAGTCAAACGTAGAAGGACAGCCTCACTGAGCAACCAAGA GTGTCAGCTGTACCCAAGGCGATCTCAGCAGCAGCAAGTACCTGTGGTGGATTTCCAGGCAGAACTGAGACAGGCATTCTTAGCTGAGACACCAAGAGGTGGTTAA